The Bacteroides ovatus genomic interval TCCAAACTTTCCAATACGATGGCAATCGGTGTGGCAGTCGGTGATACGCCTGTCGGTCCTTTTAAAGATGCCATCGGCAAACCGCTTCATGACGGAAGCTGGGACTATATTGATCCTACGGTCTTCATTGATGATGACGGTCGTGCTTATCTGTATTGGGGAAATCCGAATATCTATTATGCAGAACTGAATGACGACATGATTTCCTTGAAAGGTGAAGTGGGCAAACTGGAACAGACTGTTGAGAGCTTTGGTGCACCCAATCCGGAAAAACGTGTCAAAGATGTTAAGTATAAAGATACTTATACAGAAGGTCCATGGCTTCATAAACGGGAAGGAAAATATTATCTTCTTTATGCTGCCGGAGGTGTACCCGAACATATTGCCTATTCCATGAGTGACGGACCTCTTGGGCCGTGGAAGTATATGGGAGAAATCATGCCTTTACAAGATACGGGCTCGTTTACTAACCATTGTGGAGTGATAGACTATAAAGGCAATTCTTATTTCTTCTATCATACGGGTAAGCTGCCGGGTGGTGGAGGCTTCGGGCGAAGTGCGGCGGTGGAGCAATTTAAGTATAACGCTGACGGCACTTTCCCGATTATTAATGCTACCCGGGAAGGGGTGTCACCGGTAGGTACGCTCAATCCTTACGAAAGGGTGGAAGCTGAAACAATCGCTTTTTCTGAAGGTGTGAAGTCCGAACCAAATGTGAAAACCGGTATATATATATCTGAAATTCATAATGGAGATTATATAAAGGTACGTGAAGTGGATTTCGGCAATAAATCCCCCAAACGGTTCACTGCTACCGTTGCCAGTGCCCTTCGTGGCGGAACACTTGAAGTACGTACAGACAGTATAAGCGGACCATTAATTGCGGAACTGACTATTCCTTCAACGGGAGGTTGGGAATGCTGGAAAACATTGCAGACTGATATTGTAAAACCGGTCACAGGAATACAAGATATTTATTTTGTATTCAAAGGACGTAAAGGCTGCAAACTGTTTAACTTTGATTGGTACAAGTTTAACAGATAAACATGCTAGAGAGCAGTTGGGTTACTCTTCTTTTTTACTCAACTGCTCTTTCATATACATTGAAGGCGGCATTCCATACAATTCTTTGAATGTTGTCGAGAAATTATTAGGATCAGTGAATCCTGTTAACATGGCTATCTCGGATATGGTATGCTGTTTTTCGGACAATAAACGAGCGGCTTCTTTTAAACGTATATTACGTATAAAGTCACGGGTTGTCTGGTTGGTGAGCTCTTTGAGTTTCCTGTGAAGATGTACGCGGCTAATACCTACCTCGGTGGTGATTGTCTCTATTGTCAAGTTAGGGTTACTGATGTTTTCATTGATCACTTTCATAATACGTTCCATCAATTTCTCATCGGGTGATTTCACTTCCAGTTTCTGAACCTTGTTTTCCAGATTTTGCTGGCCTGTAAATACTTTGCGTAACTGCTGCCGTGTATTAATCAGATTTTCTACCGTCTTTTGCAGAATTTCGATATTGAATGGCTTCATGATATAGGCGTCGGCTCCTGTATTCAGACCTTCAAGGTTGTCTTCTTCCCTCGTTTTTGCAGTAAGCAAAATGACTGGGATATGGTTGAGGTTTACATTCTGCTTGATCTTCCGGCATAAGGTGAGTCCGTCCATTTCGGGCATCATGATGTCACTAATGACTAAGTCCGGAGCCTTTTTAAATATTTGCTCTAATGCTTCTTTACCATTACGGCTTTCCATGATATGAAATTTGTCCCCAAACTCCTTCGCTATATAATTTCGGATTTCTTCGTCGTCTTCTACAATTAATACGCGATATTTAGTTTTTACCCTGACTTTCTTTTCTTCCTTATTTTCTATAATGGGAGAGATGACAGGAACAGTTGGTACGGCTACTGTTACCTTTTGCTCATTGTTGTCAACTTCTTCAGGTCGTAGATGCTTGTTACCCAACGGTAATCGGATAATAAAACGGCAACCCGGTTGTTCTTTATTATTTTCTACATAGATAATTCCATGATGTAATTCCACTAATGAACGAGTAAGATGTAATCCTATTCCTGTTCCGCCTTTCGGATTCTGTTGGCTGTTACGGATCTGATAGAAACGTTCGAAGATATGTTCTTTTTCCTGTTCATCGATGCCTGTTCCGGTATCCGCGATAATTATTTCGGCATATTGTTTCAAGGGATCGGGCAGTGTATTATCTTCTCCAGTACGGATGGTAATATCTATGTTTCCTTTTTCAGGAGTAAACTTGAAGGCATTAGACAGAATATTCAGGATAATCTTATCAAAATTACCTGTGTCTACCCATACATTCAGTTCCCGGAGCGTACTGTGAAGTTGTAGCTGGATATTTTTTGTATTTGCCTGTTGACCGAAAGTTGTACATAAATCTTCTATAAAAGGAATAATATTGGTCTCCCGGAACATCAGGAACATTTGTCCTTTATCAATTTTCCGAATATCCATTAGTTGATTGACAAGATTCAGAATACGTTCCGCATTTCTGTAGATAATATGATATATTTTCAGGCGTTCATTGTTCTCCTCATTCTTAATCAGTTTCTGTAGAGGACTGATGATTAGAGACATCGGAGTGCGTATCTCGTGAGAGATGTTGATAAAGAACTGCAATTTTGCTTCATTGATTTGTTCGGTATGGATATGTTGCAGCATTTCCTGATGCATTCTGTACCGATGTCTGATCTGAAGAATAATGATAAATATAATGGTCAGTAATAATAAGGAGTAGATAACTTTGGCCCACCATGAAGCATACCATGCAGGAGATATAAAGATGGTAATTTCTTTTATATTTGAATACACAGTGTTGTCTTTTGCTCTGATTTTAAAGTTATAGGTACCGGGTTTCAGATTGCTGAATGAGATACGGTTTACACCTTTGGGCAAACTAATCCATTTTTCATCGTTGATAGAATAAAGGTAGTTGATGTGTTCGGGGGCATTTAATTCCAGAGTGGCAAACTCGATACTGAACACATTGTCTTTATGGGATAGATAAAACTCTTTTGCGTTGAATACAGGGCAGTTGATAATATTGTGAATACCGGATTTCATTCCTTTTCTAACCGGATTGTTATGCAGGAAAAAGTCGGTAATCCGGATATTCCATGTTTTTGCCGGATTGATAATGTCTTGCGGATTGAAATAGGTGATACCATTCATTCCGCCAAACCAGATAATACCTTGTTTATCTTTGAAGGAGGCATTCTTGTAGAACTCATTTCCCTGTAATCCGTCGCTGACATAATAATTGATAAATTTGTTGTTTTTCTTTTGGAATTGGGA includes:
- a CDS encoding glycoside hydrolase family 43 protein; this encodes MKMKSTFIAATLLLVSVMTEGGLSAQNPIVQTCFTTDPAPMVHDGTLYVYTGHDEDKADFFWMQEWRVYSTKDMVNWTDHGSPLAIESFDWADDRAWAAQCVERNGKFYWYVCLHSKLSNTMAIGVAVGDTPVGPFKDAIGKPLHDGSWDYIDPTVFIDDDGRAYLYWGNPNIYYAELNDDMISLKGEVGKLEQTVESFGAPNPEKRVKDVKYKDTYTEGPWLHKREGKYYLLYAAGGVPEHIAYSMSDGPLGPWKYMGEIMPLQDTGSFTNHCGVIDYKGNSYFFYHTGKLPGGGGFGRSAAVEQFKYNADGTFPIINATREGVSPVGTLNPYERVEAETIAFSEGVKSEPNVKTGIYISEIHNGDYIKVREVDFGNKSPKRFTATVASALRGGTLEVRTDSISGPLIAELTIPSTGGWECWKTLQTDIVKPVTGIQDIYFVFKGRKGCKLFNFDWYKFNR
- a CDS encoding two-component regulator propeller domain-containing protein; translated protein: MKNVFTFLLLLFSLLCNGQSPKLFTTDKELSSSLINQIYQDRNGFIWIATEDGLNRYDGAKFTIYKHEPNNEHSLAHNFVRTVFEDSKGHLFIGTYMGIQMYDPATDNFTPLAIREDNGEIFESNIVSFIERRNGEIWVSGNMLCRLNIKDYLLTVQKIDIPMTSTGFMIEDKKQNVWIAKDEEGVYRLDSNNQLTLYLSKDNGYVKSICEDSRGNIYVGSMRKGLFVYNKRQDSFIPIDFKEKRELPICFLYSGPQNELYIGTDGKGMSVYNNQTHEISEYNFDNNYFDSKNSKIHSILKDNSGNLWLAVYQKGVMQIPARTNSFKYIGHKSMDKNMIGSSCITSFCKDNNGMLWVGTDNDGIYALTEKLEPAKHFSHTNHPNSVPSTVIKLYEDSEYNIWVGSFINGMGKLNKQTGLCDYQYKLVDKNNNYIQRVYDFAEDKNKRLWIATMGFGLFYYDLKTKEFTSIQSRTSLINEWIGCLHYSDDNKLYVGTYDGINCIDLDSPDFQSHKILSQNVIYSIFEDDEGVVWLGSSEGLSGWNKNTKELTTYTTADGLPSNTIYAIQGDGKDFLWISTNAGISQFQKKNNKFINYYVSDGLQGNEFYKNASFKDKQGIIWFGGMNGITYFNPQDIINPAKTWNIRITDFFLHNNPVRKGMKSGIHNIINCPVFNAKEFYLSHKDNVFSIEFATLELNAPEHINYLYSINDEKWISLPKGVNRISFSNLKPGTYNFKIRAKDNTVYSNIKEITIFISPAWYASWWAKVIYSLLLLTIIFIIILQIRHRYRMHQEMLQHIHTEQINEAKLQFFINISHEIRTPMSLIISPLQKLIKNEENNERLKIYHIIYRNAERILNLVNQLMDIRKIDKGQMFLMFRETNIIPFIEDLCTTFGQQANTKNIQLQLHSTLRELNVWVDTGNFDKIILNILSNAFKFTPEKGNIDITIRTGEDNTLPDPLKQYAEIIIADTGTGIDEQEKEHIFERFYQIRNSQQNPKGGTGIGLHLTRSLVELHHGIIYVENNKEQPGCRFIIRLPLGNKHLRPEEVDNNEQKVTVAVPTVPVISPIIENKEEKKVRVKTKYRVLIVEDDEEIRNYIAKEFGDKFHIMESRNGKEALEQIFKKAPDLVISDIMMPEMDGLTLCRKIKQNVNLNHIPVILLTAKTREEDNLEGLNTGADAYIMKPFNIEILQKTVENLINTRQQLRKVFTGQQNLENKVQKLEVKSPDEKLMERIMKVINENISNPNLTIETITTEVGISRVHLHRKLKELTNQTTRDFIRNIRLKEAARLLSEKQHTISEIAMLTGFTDPNNFSTTFKELYGMPPSMYMKEQLSKKEE